Part of the Cryptococcus neoformans var. neoformans JEC21 chromosome 11 sequence genome, TTAAGGAACATGGAGGACCATATCAGATTATGAACGTCTCAGAATTAGAACTGAACGTAAGAGTGAAAATACGAATACAGTAACTCGGGAGAGGAAAAGCAAAAGACAATAGAAAGGTCTAACAGACCGATCTTTGTTGAGTTTCAAAAGTTGGGTTCCACATTGAGATACCTTATCATTATTACTGGCATGAATCGTCTACTCCTGGTCACCAACGGTGTCTTCCTAGCCACATCTATTCCCCTACTCTCCAGAGATTCTAAAACACTGTGGCTTGGTAAATTTGTACACCGACTTCTTTCCAGGCTCCGTGTTGGTGAAATGAATAGAGCTTGAGGTCGTAATCCACTGGACCCATAGATTGCCTCTTCTAACGATCAAGGGTGCTGCAAAGATATTCATCATGCAAACTGTTCTTGATATAAGTATTCTTCTGCATAAATAAACGACGGAATGAAATCAATGATGACGAGTAGTAGGAGAATGCTGGACCCAAAGCGGCAAAGGCCATTGGGACCTTTTCATTCATTCAGGGGCTCGGTGGGGTTTTTCCCCTTCAAACCCAATTTTTGGCTTTAATTCGGTTCAAAATTTCTCCGCCTCGCCCCCACTTCATTCACAACCAGTTGTATTTTAAGCACAGTTCGGGGAATCTGGGGTAACAAATTTGAATGGCGGATTTTATACAGGGGAATGGGCGTCCTGCACTTGTGGCTTACGGCCGTAGTTCTGGGCGTGGGCCAAGAAAGGCGACAAACCATCCAATCCGAGGAACGACCATTATTagaagattgagaaagAACAGATGTCGCGATTTCTGCATGTTTCCTACTATCACTTCTTGCTCACAAGTCTCACAAGCTGCTTTCTCCAATAGCCCGCAGGCCGCATATCATTCTACATCCTTGTCGTGCCATTCTCCGTGGAGCTCGCTACTGAGCCACAGTGCATAATGTCATCTTCGGGGGAGCCATCAGAGACGAGACAACGACTGGATCGCAATAGGCGCCGCTCAACTTCATCCGACCGCTCCGCCCCCGCTCAGAATGGCAAAAAAGCTAAAACTACGGAAGAGAGTAACCAAAGCAACGAGAAGAATAATGAGGATGGTTCCCGTCCGAATGAGGATCCGGTTGCCTCGAGTAGATCGGTAAGTTTGGTGTTAGAACGACGGATATCAGGAAGTACTGACTGGCCTTTGGCTCCTGAAGTGCAAGGAATGTCGCAGGTTGAAGCGAAAGGTATGTGGTGAAGAGCTTATAAGATATCGCCCTCACAAATGTGCAGTGTAACCGCCAACTTCCTTGCAGCGTATGCACACGATTCGGAAAAAAGTGCGCATATGCTACCGAACCTCTCCGTAAAAATCAGGAGCAAGTTATCATGCTATATCCATATCGTGCTTTACTAACCCTTGTACGTTCCGCGTCGGCCATCTTGTTCAtttccccatctcctcccacAGATATATCATGGGGCTGGAACGAAAAGTCGATTATCTTCAACACTTGCTGGAGACAAGCCATTCCAGTCACGGGGGTGGAGTTCCGCCAGCCAGATCGGATCAAGGGCTTAATGTTGGCTCCCCAGCCTCACAATCCCAATCGCTTCATTCGGAGGAACATGTGAGGGCTTGTTACGCGTTCAAGTTTCGATTTTTAATGCCCTTTTCCAGGTTGTTCCGATGCGGCAACCTCCCTTGCTTCCAATTCAATATCAGCCATCCCCTGCCCCTACAAGAATCCCAATGCGGCCTCCTTTGCTTGCCGGTCAAACACACTTATCTACAGCTAGGACACCAGAGACGCGCAGCTTTACTCCCTCACACATACCTTCTTATGAACTTTCCACCGCTCCTGGCAGCGCCAGCTCAAGCAGTGCTATTATGAGACCAGAGTCAATGCCCACTACAGACAATGCAGCGCGCCCACTTATCAACGGAGCCGAGAATCCAaacatctcttcttccagcacAATGGGCCCATCACATTCGATGGCGACAATCCCCGTGGACTTCAAATACGACCTTCCGCCGGCTAGTGAGGTCTTAGAAAGGCAACCCAGCAGCGTGTCTGGCTATGAATGGAATGAGAGATGGGCGACTAAAGGCCTCGGAGGGAATGATGGTTATGCCTCTTTGTCGATAGAACCTGATGGGCAAGGGTATCTAGGTACGTGACTCCGAACAACTTATTCTTGTATTCTTCGCTGGCCACCATATCAACGGTTGTGTTTTCGCTCATACTACAAAATTTTCAGGATTCGCTTCAGGGTCAACACTGTTACGCATCCTGCAATTGTGTGCGGGGTCGGTTTCTCTTGCATCACTGGAATCAGATCTTTCAGCGGCTCCGCCGCCACCTCGACCCCAAGGGTGGACTCCTACAATGTCGGAAACCGTGTCTTGCGTAGATGCGTATTTTGAGCACTATCACCCTCAGTATCCGCTGTTACATGAGCCTACGTTTAGAGCGCAATGGAATGACCTGGTGCCCCAGCCATTAGCGAGCGAGTAAGTGCTCAAGCAGATCAATTTCAAAGTGATATTGACATCTTCAAAGGTGGGATTTTCTTTTAAACATCGTTCTCGCGATCGGTGCCTTTTGTGTCTCTCGTCCAACATACGTCATCGACTATTTCCTCGAAGCCGCCATATCACAACTCTCTGTCGAATATCTGGAAAAAGGCAGCTTGACATTGGTTCAAGCCTTCTGTTTATTAAGTAACATTTCACAAAAACGTAACAAACCGAATTCAGGTTCGGTATATATGGGTAAGTACACGTATTACATGAGCTGATTTGCGAAGTTGACTTGTTAAAAGGTATCGCATTACGCTTGGCGATCGGACTAGGTCTTCATCGCGAGCTTCCCTTTTGGAATATTAGTCCATTTGATAGAGAAGTCAGGTAAGCTCCGAAATTATCCCTTTTTGATATGGATTGTTCAATTCCCCGCAGGCGGCGAACTTGGTGGGTTGTAGTATCATTTGACTCTGGTTCAACGATTACATTTGGCCGTCCAATTGTAAATATGACTACTGTTTAGTATAAGTAATTGAGACTTACAATACCGCAGCTAGAACCTCATTATCCAGCGGAATCCGATGTGTACATGGTGCATAATGTTCATGACAGAGTCAGTGCATATGTGTCTATCCAATTGCACAATCAACTAATCACATAAATAGGCATTTACCCCAGCGGCTCGATTACCACCTGTTGAGGTTAATGAGCCAACCATCTATACCGCCCTTATTAATCAAGCATCCTTCCATGCTTCAACCAATCGTATCTATACCCGCGTCATGTCATCACCGGCACCGTCTGCTACAGAGACTTTGGCGCTTGATTCAGATCTGCTTAGCTGGTACGCTACTGTACCCGAACATTTACATCCTCAGAACGAACCCGTATCACCTCATTGGCTTGAGTTTGCACAATACAAGATGTTTTGGAGGTACTGCAACCTGCGAAtcattcttcatcgccGTGCTTTTCTTGAGAGAGCTTTGAAAGCCCTCCCATTATGGGTAACCGATGAAGACATCGAAGACGATGATAACACGGTGGCGGAAATAAAATGTACCCGCCTATGTCAGTATAATGCTTCCGATACGATTCACAGCATGAGTCGGTTCTTTTCGATGCATCAACGGATGAGCCGCCTGGAGAGTTGGTATGGTCTGTGAGTTTACCTGTCATTTAATCATGCATCATAAACTCAATTGAGATCACTTAgccatttccttttccatGCAAGTTTCATCCCTCTTATCGCATTGCATGTTGATCCAAATTCCCTTCGACGCCCAGtctgggaggaagaagtgtcTCTGGCACGCGAAATCCTTGTCTCTTTGAAGGACGACCCATTGGTCGGGAGATGCCTTTCAATTATTGATGCTCTTGTTCCCCATACTTCTTCGACATCGATCGGGCCAGGACAAATGGGATTCCAAGATACAAGCACCATGCTTTATGAGATGCTTCAAAGCAATCCCAGCTGGCAAAATTCGCTCGATGTGCCTGATGATGACCTGGCTCCAAATTTGTGAGTCGTCGATGACGTTTCCGTGGACTTTTTGTTGACGCAATACATATAGATTACCGGTGGCAGATTTGGCGACTCTGAGCTCTCTGTGGCCCTATCGAAGTTCTTAAAAGTAAAAGGAAGTTCTAGTCATGATTCACTTTGTGTGATAGCTGTAAAAGAGGTATATGGGGAACGTAGCATAATGCAATGTAGATAGATAGACATATCCGCGAGTTGAAAGAGTTTTCTTACAATTTATAATTACTGATGTCGCTCCCAAATTCAAAAAACGGTTGTCCGACTAGCTGTGATTCCCATTAatcattcttttttctaTACGTTCTTTGTACACTGCGGAACGAGATGCGAGGCGGAACGCTCAATCCGCTAGTCGTGTTGGTGGCCAAACCTTATCATTTATCTTGAGGTGAACACAGTAGGCACCCTGAGCGGCTGCAGAGGCCTATCGTAATCTCCAAACTCCAAAAGCCGAACAAACCACTTTCGTTGTCGGTAAATGAGGAGCGGAGAGCGCGGCCGCTTTGCTTATTTATGGTCACTTCGTCGCCAAAATCTGACCGGCAAAGCGGGGCGGAGGCATCGCAAGTGTACAAATTATTTTGTTTGACGTCTATTGTGCAACATGCTGTGGTGACTGATGCCCAAAACCCTATATAAGTATGATGCATCCTACTCCAGTAGcccccctcttcctctattCCTTCAAGAACCACCGCAATGTGTTCTTCTCACGCCACTGCTGTCGAGTCCGTCTCTCCCGCTCCCCGAAAAAGCCAATACGAGGTCAAGTACGACCCGGATCTTGTTCTCAAGAGCGCCGAATTCAAGGAGCTGAAGCAAGGGGAcaaggagcttgaggatCCTAAGGCCAACCTTGCCTGCGCCTACGATGAGAAACACAACGTGAAGATGATCAACAAGCCCATTCCTAAAGCCAGGCAGGATGAGGTCGTCGTGCACATCAAAGCCACTGGTATCTGTGGGTGAGTTGTTGGAGCTTCTTTTGTGAATTTTTCTTTAGTCGTTGTCTGACCTCTCACTTCAGTTCCGACGTCCATTTCTGGAAGCACGGTCAGATTGGTCCCACCATGATCGTCACTGACACTTGCGGTGCTGGCCATGAATCTGCCGGTGAAGTCGTCGAGGTGGGTCCCGGAGTCGAACAGTGGAAAGTCGGAGACAGAGTTGCCATCGAATGTGGCGTTCCCTGCGGACAAGCCAGTTGTGGTCCTTGCGTGACTGGCAGGTATAACGCTTGTGAGTCCTCACTtcaagccttcttctcattgTGCTTGTTTACTGACTATTATGTAGGCCCTCaagtcgtcttcttctcgacgCCCCCTTATCACGGTACTTTGACCCGTTATCACGCCCACCCTGCCTCTTGGCTCCATCGACTCCCCGACAACCTCTCGTACGAAGAAGGTGCTTTGTGCGAGCCTTTTGCCGTTGCATTGGCGGCTCTTGAAAGGGCTGGTAACCGTCTGGGTGACCCTGTTTTGATTTGGTGAGCCCTGCTTTGAACTGTTAAAATGAAGGTTACTGACAGTCAACAGCGGTGCTGGACCTATTGGTTTGGTTACTCTTCTCGCTTCCCACGCTGCTGGTTGTACGCCTATTGTTATCACCGACTTGCAAGCATCCCGTCTTGAGGTCGCCAAGAAGCTTATCCCAACCGTGAAGACTGTCCAGATCGAACGTAGCTGGACTTCAAAGGAGACCTCTGAAGCTATCAAGGAGGCTGCTGGCACCGGTATTCGTGTTGCCATTGATGCCACTGGCTTCGAAAGCTCAATTACTGCTGCTATCTATGTACGTGTGACCCCACTGAGCATGGCGATACGCTTTGCTAATATCCTTCCAGTCTGTTGTGTTTGGCGGAAAAGTCTTCGTCATTGGTGCCGGTCCTTCTGAGCAAAAGGTGGTTGAAAGATATCCCCCGCTGCCATTATGTTCGCGGAACTGATGATAGATCCCCCTTCTTAGTATCCCTTCGGTTACTGCTCTGCCAATGAGATTGACCTCCAATTCCAATACCGTTACGCCCACCAAGTAAGTTCGAACGCTGCTAACCATCAGTTGACAGCGCTGATTCTCGAGCAGTACCCTAAAGCCCTCCGCATTGTTTCTGGCGGCCTCATCAACTTAAAGCCGCTTCTCACTCACACTTTCCCCCTTAACAAAGCTGTTGAAGCTTTCCATGTCGCAGCTGATCCCACCAAGGGGGCTATCAAGGTACAGATTATTGATTAATACTATATCATCCACATATCTAAGCACAATCAAAATTTCATCTTATCAATCAGGGACAGAAGAGCGTACATCTATAGCGGACACAATAGCAGCAGGATAGATTGGAGCATTTGGCAGGTAACATGCATAGACTTTCAGCACGCTGTGCTCTTCAGTATCATATTTCCCCTCTACCATAATCCCGCCGAGATACGTCTAACCCCATGGAATGCCCGGGAAAGAGGCTTTGGGCGCTACCAATTCCGAATGAGTAGTAGAATTAAGGGGCCCTTCATGAAGCTCAGCTGAGTGAATGGACAAATAGCTATGGACGAGTTGAGTTGAATAGTTAGAGCTCTGGTACTTGACAGTCTAGTAAGAATAAGCGAGAGAAGGCGCGAAGACGGAGGCAAAAGATCGATGCCGAGAACAGCAAGGCcactgatgatgatacggGGACAGCTGGGAACTCACTGCAGGTTAGACATTAGACATGCAGGATACATACAATAAGGCATATGtaacgatgatgatggttACGGTAATGCAATTCAGTGAACAGGCTGCTCGCTTCagtttttcttctttgctgccttcttcgccttctccttactctccttcttcttgatcttcgCTTCTGCTCTCTTCAGTCGGACTTCTTGCAGCctctttgccttccttGAAGCGTTGTCGACTGGCACCTTTGTTTGAATACCCTTCACGTGAAGAGGAACGTAATGGACATGAGGGATAGGGGCTCCGTTCTCTTTTGACGTTTCAGATTTGGATACGGATGGGGTGGCGCAGGTATGGACCTTAAGTGTGGATGTCGGGATCGGCAATGTGAGAGAAAAGCGGGGTGGATGGAGAATGCTCTTGGGCAAAAGAGTACGGACTCGTTCTATGTTTGGATGTGATTTCTGTTTCACGCATTTAGCCTTAACTGAACACTGAAACCATTTTTTTAGCTTACTCTCAATGCAAGACATGCCAGTCGCCGAAGTCCAACCATGTCTGCTAAATCCTTCTCAACTGCTCCTAAAGGCACTACAGCAACCTCCTCTCTATCGTCACCAGTCACGTCGGCCCAttggctcttcttcaatctcgTTCTAAGGATTTTTGCTAGTTGAGTGTGTTGGTAGACATGGGCGTTATATGTGGCACAGTATTGAAGGATAGGGGAGACAAGACTTTGAGGATTAAtcgagagaagagggatgaTAATAAAATTGATTGGCGCTGAGGGAGAGAGTATGGGTCGTAATTGGCCTTCAGTAGCTTCATCATCGGAACtagagggagaaggagaccGTGGAGCGGTGGGAAGGAAGTTGTTCGCATTGAGTTTTCCAGGTTGATCGCCATTCAAAGCGTCACCCATAGTCATTATTTGAGTCTTCAAAGCGCCAATTTGATGTTCGAGACTTTTAATGACCTCGTTAATCCCTAGCACAAGATGCGACAATACCTCAGGCCGTTCTGGGCGTTTTATTTCAGACTCCAAATCATTTGATGACCGTTTTCGCTTTTGACCTGTCGCGCTTTCCGGATCTTTCATCTCGGCGTCCTCATCAGCGGCTTTTCCCGCTGGCTCCTGGTCAACCTTGTTTGAACTGCCTGATTTCTCACTGGCGGCTTTCGCCTCTTTAGATTTCTGAGCCCTTCTAActcttttctccttgcTATAgcatcttgcccttgagACGTGATAGTCTGCGACATCTGAAGGAATCAGCTCTCTCAAAAGATGTACAAGAGTCGTTTGAAGATGTCGTGGTATGTCGGGCCTATACAGGAAAGCGTCAGAAAGGGTTGCGTATTTAATAGGAGTAACACGCGATACTTGCCAAGGAATTGTCAATGGGCTAGCCAATACAGCTTTCTGAACGTCCTTGCTCAAGCCAGACTTATCGCTGGATGCCTGTTTTGGCGCacttttctccatctttgaCTGAGCCCTGATGGTTTTGCTGTTGCCGTGGATGGTAGCTACAGGgttttccttgcctttaTTGGGAATTTGACAAGTAGGAGTAGCCATTTTAATGGAGTGCAATAGTGTAAACAAACAAGACATGCATCGATAACGGAACTTCGTTTTCGCGAAAAGGAATAATATTGAATAGACTCGCGACGACGGAAGTCACCGCCAGCAGCACGACACGCGATTTCCACATGGCGAGCAGTACTTCATTAAAAAGATGCCACATGATTTTAATTCCGGTAAATGCCGAAACGAAACTTCTTTGCCTATTTTCGCGACTTTCCAGAGTTTGAGTTTTGACCACTTTTGCACTTCATTCGCCTGAAACTCTTTACGGCTGCTTTAGTGAGCACACCCGCATCGAGTTAGCAAAAGCACTTTCCTGACAATCCTCTTTTTATCTCACAGAAAACCCCAAAAAACGAGTCAAGATGGTCCGAGTCTCCGTTCTTAACGACGCCCTTGTAAGTATCCAGGATATTGACGCGGAGTGCAAAGGAGAGATGGACGGGAATATAGATGGAGTTTGGAGTCGGGCGTGATATTATTGGAacattggagaagagaaatggATGGAGTTGGGAACGAtattggagaagggaagaataAAAATGAACAAACTGTTAACGCGATCTGTAGAACAACATCGTCAACGCCGAGCGACGAGGAAAGCGACAGGTCCTCATCCGACCTTCCTCCAAGGTCGTTATCAAGGTCCTCTCCGTCATGCAGAAGCACGGTTAGTTCATATTTTGCCCATCAATCCCAAATCCTTACACCGAAGTATAACTGCCTCCACGCGCTCTTCTCACCGAGGCGAGGCTTTAAGTCTTCGGAAGAGCAACACTTCTGTGTCACCACTTCTCGATCAATTCAGACCTGCGACTCAAGGCCGCATGGCCGGGGTTCCAAGCAGGGCTGGCTGGTCAGAGGAGGACACTCATCTTATTACCACACATACTCTACTACCCGCGTGGACTCGATGCTGACGTGGTATCTAGGCTACATTGGGGAGTTCGAGATCATCGACGACCACCGAGGTGGCAAGGTTGTTATCCAGCTCAACGGCCGATTGAACAAGTGTGGTGTCATCTCCCCCAGGTTCAACGTCCCCGTCGACTCTATCGAGAACTGGGTCGCTCAGCTCCTCCCTGCCCGATCTTTCGGTAAGATCATCCTTACCACCTCTGCCGGTATCATGGACCACGTCGAGGCCCGTAACAAGCACGTGAGTACAATTTATTGAAATTATACGGCAAATTATACTGATCCATCTAACAGGTCGGTGGCAAGATCCTTGCTTTCGTCTACTAAGGGGTTTTCATGCATTGAGGTTGTCGTTTGATATCACAGGGTGGATTCCTTTGCATTGTCACTTATCTTGCATTTTAATTTAGGCCAATTACTGCCGCTGATGTTTTACATTTTACTGATGTCCTTTATTGTATGCTTTCGCAAACAATCGTGCCTTGGCCCTCGCGTCATGCCTCTGTTTCTTAATATGCTTTTTTAATCCCGAAAGCAGTCACTGGAACATACAGCACAGGTTATGATCCCAGTCATCGGGATCCATGTGATTGTTCTTTGGCTTGTGGGGAACAAAGATTgctggagatgaagaagaacaggtATCCTGCATTATATTTTTCTTGACTTGTCCCTCGCTTGTATAATAGCGCATTATCCACCATCTTTTCACCTAAGTCTGCGTACCGCACCTGATCAGCGTTCATCTCGGCCACTGCAGCGGTATATACCATTGCTTTCCGGTGACTATCAATGCAGATATTGGGAGCTAACCCAAGCTGAGCATCGTCCTCGATTTGTCATCAGCCCAACGAGATCGGATCGTGTCCAAGCGTACGATGCAGATAAGCTTCTATTGAATCGAGTGAGCATCGGATTTCGTAAGTAGATCATTGAATTATAACTGTCTTCGTGGATTAAGGCTCTGAAAGGAGATATAGTTCTAACTGACATGGACATCCACCGTCGTGCCAATAAACCAACGTATACATATTTCGGGATACTTCACTTGCTGTCGTCCGATTGCTCtgtcatcctttccacACCTGATCTCCAACTTCAGGGTCGTTACTTAAGAGGCTTCGTTGTCAGTGTCTTTCGAATTATGTGGGCGCAGGTCTCCGCTCTTTCCACCGGATTTGATTTATTTGGTTAGGCATATGCGAGAGCATAAAGATAGTCGGGCAGTATACAACGCCATCCTTCCAGAGTGGACAGATTTGGGTCGACGCTACTACTTTTCTTCATGCAACCCCGTGGACAACTGCCTGGCGGACAttgttcttcctccatctcagATTGTGAGACCTCGCCCTACATTTTCATGAGAATGATCGCCGAATTTACAACGTTGGTGCTTGCGGCCATTACAAAAGCGTCGGAAGGCCGAAATTCAGGATCGTCATAATAAAACTTTAAATCTAGCTCGCACAGTCAGCTCTCTAGAGTCCCCAAGACCGAGTGCAATTCCAGTTGCTAGCAAAAAGCAATGCTTGATTGAATACTGTGACTTTCTCCAGGAAACTTATCGAGAACCTCTATGATGAACTGACCCTCAACCACCGAGAGGAAAAAGTAGATACATTTGGAAGACTCTCGAGAAGGATCGCTAATAAATTGTGGTCTATGGGGAGTGGAAGAGTTGGGGATGTGATTGAGGTCTCCTAACGAGGAAAAGTCGATATGGTGGGGAAAACAACATAGCTCGAAAGAGGTAtctgaaagaaggggacAAAACAATGGTTAAAGCGAATGAATGAGAGAAGCTGCAATCTTAGGTGACCGGTCTCTGTCACTTTAACAAGAAGGGTAGACACGCGCTACTACCCGTGCGCGTGAAGCGTTCCCATTTCAGTCATCGAGTTATTTTCGACCTTCCGGGCACCAGCGGAATTTGTGTAACATGCGGAAAGCCGCGAATGACCTTGCCGAACTGTTTTCCATTGGGTGGAGGGGcgggtggaggagaaaatggaagtggagaagGCGTTGGAGGAGAGTGGAGGCGACAGTCGGGCAATTGGCAAATTACGTATCCCGCCCTTATCACCACGTTATCAGTGTTGTTCCTTGCAGTGCTCTGTTGCGGCCAAGTATAAAAGCAACACCCTCGACAGTCACTGCAAATATCGTTAACCACAGCTGGAACATAGCGACTGAAAATGACTTCTGAGAACAAGATGCGATACGGTAAGACTTTTCGCTGTCGATAATCGATGGGTTGGATACTGACCAAATCGTCCGTTGCCCAGTCCGTCTCGGCAAGAGCGGTTTGAAAGTATCCAAGATCATTTTGTAAATTGCATCTTTCTTATACCTGAGAGCAGACTTCAGCTGATCATACCCTCCACTTGCAGAGGCTGCATGTGTACGTCGGCCTTCACATTATCGGAGCTGCGATTGCTGATGTTCGACCTGTTTAGCTTATGGTGATCCGGAGTGAGTCAACAAGTTCCGAGTCCTTTCGGTCAGCACTGAAGGGTTTTTGAACAGGTGGCATGAGTGGGTTctgagagagaaggaaggaatcGAACATATCAAGTATGCGTACGCGAATGGAATCAACACATTTGAGTGCGTATCTTCGTCCCGTGACAATGTTACGTACTGACCGATATTCAATAGCACCGCCGATATGTGAGCCCCACCCCATGCCCTCAAATAATTTTCAGTTCCTGACAAGTTACTCAGCTACTCCTGTGGTGCGTCAGAAGAGATTCTCGGAAAGGCCATCCGGGAGATCGACTGCTCCCGAGAGGATGTAGTGATTCTCACCAAGTTATTTATGCCCGTTACCCACGATAGCCGTGCGCCACCCCCTCCTTTCCCTGATCTCGATAAATCCGGATATACGAACCAGTACGGATTGAGCCGAAAGGTAAGGACTGCACTTGTTGAATTGAAGGCCAAAAAAAGGTCTAAACTGGGAGTTTGTAGCATATCTTCGCCGCTGTGCAAGCATCCCTCAAGAGGCTCAATGTAGAGTATATCGATGTCCTCCAGTGTCATCGATTTGACTATAATACTCCCATAGAAGAGACTGTCAGTCACTTTGCTTTCCGGATAACCATGAATTGCGCTTGTCTAACTTTTGCAGATGCAAGCCTTACACGACGTAGTCCAGAAGGGTTGGGTCAGATATATCGGCATGTCTAGGTTAGTGTCTTGTCTGAATCAATGGCTGCGTGCTGATTGTAGTGGGACAGTTGTTGGGCATACCAGTTCCATGCCATGCAGAGTAAATGACCTCTTCCCCTCAGTGGTGTAGACTGACATCCACGACAGACTACGCTATCAACAACCGTCTCACCCCATTCGTCTCTATGCAAAACTTCCACAACGCCGCGTATCGTGAGGAAGAACGTGAGATGATTCCTACTTTGCAGGTATGCCCTTTCccccccttcctttctctcgtATAGCCATATGCTCATCTGCTGGGTAGATGTTCGGTGTTGGATGTATTCCCTGGTCTCCTCTCGCACGAGGATTCCTCACTCGACCCTGGAAAGACTCTGCCACACTTCGAACCCAATCAGACGCGTAAGTAGcctctctttttctctctctctcgctCTTTTCAGAATACATTCTGAGCCGTGATTTGTATAGTCTCTACAAGGCCCGCGGTTTCGCCGACCCAGCCGTTGCCAAACAGCGCATTAACGAAGCCATCGAGCAAATTGCCGAGAAGAGGGGTATCAGTATGGCCCAGGTCGCGTTGGCTTGGTCGTTGAGCAAGGAGTATATCACAGCGCCTATCGTGGGGACCACTAGTCTTGATAAGCTCAAGGATCTACTTGGTAagttttgttttgtttgAAACAGTCGATACGAGGGACAGGAGTTGGGCTGGGATGCTGATTTCTTTGGGGTGAATCTAGCTGCGGTAAATTTGGAGCTTacggaggaagaaaaaaaggcaatTGAGGAGCACTATGTTCCACAGGAAGTTGTAAGCGATACTTGCCCTTTAGCTCTTGGTGAAAACTAACTCCCAATTTTCCAAGACTGGTCACCAGTAATCCAGGAAGCGCAAACCGCAATTGAAGGGAATTAAACGTGGTTTCCTTGGGTAGTCGAAAGCCAACGTGGTAAATAAAAGATCGAATGGATTGTTGGGAATGCTCTCTTCTTACAGTTACCAGTAACTGCTCCCATAAGCATTACTTGACCTCTATCGGTTCAAAGCCATAAACTTTCAGCGTCGATCatagaggaaaaggaacaATGGGATGTCTAAAATAACATTACAACAGATACGCATAGTGTGTGATTATATGATTGTATTTATTGATAGCAGCATGACCCCAATCTATTTACCATCTTCACTTTACGGGAAACATCCTGGGCATCTCTTTCAACCGCCCTTCCTGATTTCCAGCCCCATATCCTCAACCGGTATAGTCTCTTTTTGAA contains:
- a CDS encoding aryl-alcohol dehydrogenase, putative, which gives rise to MTSENKMRYVRLGKSGLKVSKIILGCMSYGDPEWHEWVLREKEGIEHIKYAYANGINTFDTADIYSCGASEEILGKAIREIDCSREDVVILTKLFMPVTHDSRAPPPPFPDLDKSGYTNQYGLSRKHIFAAVQASLKRLNVEYIDVLQCHRFDYNTPIEETMQALHDVVQKGWVRYIGMSSCWAYQFHAMQNYAINNRLTPFVSMQNFHNAAYREEEREMIPTLQMFGVGCIPWSPLARGFLTRPWKDSATLRTQSDALYKARGFADPAVAKQRINEAIEQIAEKRGISMAQVALAWSLSKEYITAPIVGTTSLDKLKDLLAAVNLELTEEEKKAIEEHYVPQEVTGHQ